The following are from one region of the Desulfurispira natronophila genome:
- a CDS encoding ATP synthase F0 subunit B, translated as MIELNVTFFIQLANFLVFMVLLNHILIKPMVSMLDKRRKAIADSADEVQSTEDLVARKKAEYEEALAQARKEARDFAEVERQEALDAQEKILQEARRESEAILKSGQQAMDEQLQQARQQLSQQTSTLAASITQKILGRAS; from the coding sequence GTGATTGAATTAAATGTGACATTCTTTATTCAGCTGGCGAATTTCCTCGTCTTTATGGTTCTGCTGAATCACATCCTCATCAAACCGATGGTGTCGATGCTTGATAAGCGCCGTAAGGCCATTGCTGATTCAGCTGATGAGGTGCAGAGTACCGAGGATTTGGTAGCTCGCAAGAAAGCTGAGTACGAAGAAGCTCTGGCTCAGGCTCGTAAGGAAGCTCGGGACTTTGCTGAAGTGGAACGGCAGGAAGCACTGGATGCTCAGGAGAAAATTCTGCAGGAAGCGCGGCGCGAGTCAGAGGCAATTCTCAAGAGTGGGCAGCAGGCAATGGATGAGCAGCTGCAGCAGGCTCGCCAGCAGTTATCTCAGCAAACGAGCACTTTGGCGGCATCCATAACCCAAAAAATTCTGGGGAGGGCTTCCTGA
- a CDS encoding ATP synthase F0 subunit B, translated as MRTLVCTATLMAALALMALFPAAALAAEEYVPTLSSLIPKAINFIILFAILYFVLKKYVIDFFKGRSERIEQELSAARLAQEEAQRKAAEYEEKYRTVADELSQLKENMKAAALDEKEKILNESKEIADKMVANAKSVIEIEFAKARSDIHATLVQDSLAEAEQKLKSEISDADNEELVSEYVSGLRRMK; from the coding sequence ATGCGCACGCTTGTTTGTACGGCAACACTTATGGCAGCTCTGGCCCTCATGGCCCTGTTTCCTGCAGCAGCTTTGGCTGCAGAGGAGTATGTTCCCACACTGTCCTCTCTTATCCCCAAGGCAATCAATTTTATTATCCTCTTTGCTATTCTTTACTTTGTTCTCAAGAAATATGTTATCGATTTTTTTAAGGGCCGCAGCGAGCGTATTGAGCAAGAGCTGAGTGCGGCTCGGCTGGCGCAGGAAGAGGCTCAACGCAAAGCAGCAGAGTACGAGGAGAAGTATCGCACCGTTGCTGACGAGCTGAGTCAGCTTAAGGAGAATATGAAAGCCGCAGCCCTTGACGAAAAGGAAAAAATTCTCAACGAATCCAAGGAGATTGCGGACAAAATGGTGGCTAATGCCAAGTCGGTGATCGAAATCGAATTTGCGAAAGCCAGGTCAGATATTCATGCTACTCTCGTGCAGGACTCCTTGGCGGAGGCTGAACAGAAGCTTAAAAGCGAAATCAGCGACGCAGATAACGAGGAGCTGGTGAGCGAGTACGTTTCGGGGTTAAGGAGGATGAAGTGA
- the atpH gene encoding ATP synthase F1 subunit delta → MSEAVVARRYAQAIYDLLKEGEATDVFVGEVAAYAREISATPELANFFFNPTVQKDYKIRAIKESTTGMNPHCTSFLALLARKGRLSIIDSIIEAYEAIYNNDRNRVVANVSSAFSLDSKQVEAVRETLAQITGKEIEIQSEVDAELIGGVTAQIGSVVYDGSVRGHLERMKDSLVRA, encoded by the coding sequence GTGAGTGAAGCAGTAGTGGCGCGTCGTTATGCGCAGGCCATTTATGATCTGCTCAAGGAGGGAGAGGCTACTGATGTCTTTGTAGGTGAAGTAGCCGCATATGCCAGGGAAATATCCGCTACACCTGAATTGGCCAATTTCTTTTTTAACCCAACGGTTCAAAAGGACTACAAGATTCGGGCAATCAAGGAAAGCACCACCGGCATGAACCCACACTGCACTAGTTTTTTGGCACTGCTGGCCCGCAAGGGTCGTTTGAGCATAATAGACAGCATCATTGAGGCATATGAGGCTATTTACAACAATGATCGCAATCGCGTTGTGGCCAATGTCAGCAGTGCGTTTAGTCTGGACAGTAAACAGGTTGAGGCGGTAAGGGAGACTCTGGCTCAGATTACTGGCAAGGAGATCGAGATACAGAGCGAAGTGGATGCAGAACTCATCGGTGGAGTTACTGCCCAAATTGGTTCTGTAGTGTACGATGGCTCTGTGCGAGGACATCTGGAGAGAATGAAAGACAGCTTGGTACGAGCTTAA
- the atpA gene encoding F0F1 ATP synthase subunit alpha produces MQIKAEEISRIIKEQIEGFEKSFDVQETGKVISAGDGVVRIYGLENAMAGELLEFPGDLYGLVLNLEEDNVGAVLLGEATSIREGDTVKRTGRIVQVPVGTEMVGRVVNAIGQPIDGKGPVDAKEFGYIERKATGVITRKSVHEPLQTGIKAIDSMIPIGRGQRELIIGDRQTGKTTIAVDTILNLKGEDVYCIYVAIGQKRSTVSRVVSVLEENGAMEYTTVVAATASEAAPMQFLAPYTGCAIGEYFRDKGKHALIIYDDLSKQAVAYRQLSLLLRRPPGREAYPGDVFFIHSRLLERAAKLNDDLGAGSLTALPIIETQAGDVGAYIPTNVISITDGQIFLESDLFYSGQRPAVNVGISVSRVGGSAQIKAMKQVAGTLKLELAQYRELAAFAQFGSDLDPATKAVLDKGARLSELLKQPEYSPFKVEEQVASIYCGVKGYLDDIPVDAVNRFETEFLAYLKSQKAEILKAIVEKQKLDDEIEANLKSAITEFKKTFTV; encoded by the coding sequence ATGCAGATTAAAGCTGAAGAAATCAGCCGGATAATCAAGGAACAAATTGAAGGATTTGAAAAGTCCTTTGACGTGCAGGAAACCGGCAAAGTTATCTCGGCAGGTGACGGCGTTGTTCGCATTTATGGCCTGGAAAATGCTATGGCTGGTGAGCTGCTGGAATTTCCCGGCGACCTCTACGGTCTGGTGCTGAACCTTGAGGAAGACAACGTGGGGGCTGTTCTTCTGGGGGAAGCGACCTCTATTCGAGAAGGTGATACCGTTAAGCGTACCGGACGTATTGTACAGGTACCTGTTGGGACGGAAATGGTGGGCCGTGTAGTTAATGCTATTGGTCAACCTATTGACGGCAAGGGTCCCGTAGATGCCAAGGAGTTTGGTTACATTGAGCGCAAGGCAACTGGCGTTATTACCCGTAAGTCTGTTCACGAGCCCCTCCAAACAGGTATCAAAGCCATTGATTCCATGATACCAATTGGCCGTGGACAGCGGGAATTGATTATTGGTGATCGCCAGACTGGTAAAACCACTATCGCGGTTGATACCATTCTTAACCTTAAAGGTGAGGATGTGTACTGTATTTATGTTGCTATTGGACAGAAGCGCTCCACCGTTTCCCGTGTGGTCAGCGTTTTGGAAGAAAATGGCGCTATGGAGTACACCACTGTGGTAGCAGCTACAGCCTCTGAAGCTGCCCCTATGCAGTTCCTGGCACCTTATACTGGTTGTGCTATCGGGGAGTATTTCCGCGATAAGGGTAAGCACGCCCTGATAATTTATGATGACCTGAGTAAGCAAGCAGTGGCCTATAGGCAGCTATCATTGCTGTTGCGTCGTCCTCCCGGGCGTGAAGCTTATCCTGGTGACGTTTTCTTTATCCACTCTCGCCTGCTTGAGCGCGCTGCCAAGCTCAATGATGACCTTGGAGCAGGCTCATTGACTGCTCTGCCAATTATCGAAACCCAGGCAGGTGACGTGGGTGCCTATATTCCCACCAACGTTATCTCCATTACTGATGGCCAGATATTCCTTGAGTCGGATCTTTTCTACTCCGGTCAGCGCCCGGCGGTAAACGTGGGTATCTCCGTGTCACGTGTTGGCGGTTCGGCCCAGATCAAAGCTATGAAGCAGGTTGCCGGTACCCTGAAGCTTGAGCTGGCACAGTATCGTGAACTAGCCGCCTTTGCCCAGTTTGGTTCAGACCTTGATCCAGCTACCAAGGCTGTCCTTGACAAGGGTGCGCGTCTTTCTGAGCTCCTTAAACAGCCAGAGTACAGTCCCTTTAAGGTTGAAGAGCAAGTGGCAAGCATCTACTGCGGGGTAAAAGGGTACCTTGATGACATACCTGTAGATGCTGTTAATCGCTTTGAAACAGAGTTTCTTGCGTATCTCAAGTCACAGAAGGCCGAAATACTCAAGGCTATTGTGGAAAAGCAAAAACTGGACGACGAAATCGAGGCCAACCTCAAATCTGCCATTACGGAATTCAAGAAAACCTTTACGGTTTAA
- the atpG gene encoding ATP synthase F1 subunit gamma, translating into MSGFKDIKRRINSVKSTRQITKAMKMVAAAKLRKAQDAITNARPYASKMQDVVDSLGWRVSNDAHPMLRNCDEVKKVALYVVSSDRGLCGGFNGALFRTVRIFAKQKRAEGIEVHIYAVGKKARDIFRRDEGFQKAYTDISQIYQFDLLRPIIEELNENFMDQHYDEVHVAFNQFVSALTQEPMTRRLLPLSQDEMPDDRPIEDAQRLDYTYEPNDEKLLAQLLPKHVEVQMHTMMLDSVASEHAARMTAMDAATNNASDMIEKLTLQYNRARQAAITTELTEIIAGAEAL; encoded by the coding sequence ATGTCAGGTTTCAAGGATATTAAGCGCCGCATAAACTCCGTCAAGAGTACGCGGCAGATTACCAAGGCCATGAAGATGGTGGCCGCCGCCAAGCTGCGCAAGGCGCAGGACGCCATCACCAACGCCCGTCCTTATGCCAGCAAAATGCAGGATGTAGTAGACAGCTTGGGATGGCGAGTATCTAATGATGCGCACCCAATGTTGCGTAATTGTGACGAGGTAAAGAAGGTCGCTCTCTATGTCGTCAGCTCTGATCGTGGCCTTTGCGGTGGGTTCAACGGAGCCTTGTTTCGCACAGTTCGCATTTTTGCTAAGCAGAAAAGGGCTGAAGGTATAGAAGTACACATCTATGCAGTCGGGAAAAAGGCTCGGGATATATTTCGCCGCGATGAAGGGTTTCAGAAAGCCTACACCGATATCAGTCAGATTTATCAGTTTGACTTGCTGCGCCCTATCATCGAAGAGCTGAACGAAAATTTCATGGATCAGCACTACGATGAAGTCCACGTTGCCTTCAACCAGTTTGTCTCTGCCCTGACTCAGGAGCCTATGACTCGTAGACTTCTGCCACTCAGCCAGGATGAGATGCCTGATGACAGGCCAATTGAGGATGCTCAGCGTCTGGACTACACTTACGAACCCAACGATGAAAAGCTGCTGGCACAGCTTCTGCCAAAGCATGTGGAGGTGCAGATGCACACCATGATGCTGGACTCGGTGGCCAGTGAACATGCTGCCCGAATGACAGCCATGGATGCCGCCACGAACAATGCTTCGGATATGATCGAAAAACTTACATTGCAATACAATCGGGCCCGTCAGGCCGCAATTACTACTGAGCTGACCGAGATAATCGCCGGCGCAGAAGCACTCTAA
- the atpD gene encoding F0F1 ATP synthase subunit beta, with the protein MNKGKITQVIGPVVDFAFDADKIPSVYNSIEVEMEERTLVLEVQQHLGEGMVRAVAMDSTDGLVRGMSGTDTGKPISVPVGNATLGRILNVIGEPIDEAGPIEATDHWSIHREAPSFIDQDTQSNMLETGIKVVDLLCPYAKGGKIGLFGGAGVGKTVLIMELIRNIGAEHGGYSVFAGVGERTREGNDLYHEMQDSGVLDKAALVYGQMNEPPGARMRVGLSGLTIAENFREEGLDVLLFIDNIFRFTQAGSEVSALLGRMPSAVGYQPTLATEMGNLQERITSTKTGSITSVQAVYVPADDLTDPAPATTFAHLDATTVLNRSIAELGIYPAVDPLDSTSRILEPAVVGEEHYNVAREVQIILQRYKALQDIIAILGMDELSEEDKLIVARARKVQRFLSQPFFVAEVFTGSPGKYVPVKETVRGFKMIIEGKLDHLPEQAFYMVGTIDEAIEKGEKIQSSVKQ; encoded by the coding sequence ATGAATAAGGGAAAAATCACTCAGGTCATTGGTCCCGTTGTGGACTTTGCCTTTGACGCCGACAAGATACCGTCTGTCTATAACTCTATTGAAGTTGAGATGGAAGAGCGCACACTGGTTCTTGAAGTACAGCAGCACCTTGGCGAAGGCATGGTGCGTGCGGTTGCTATGGACTCCACCGATGGCCTGGTACGGGGCATGTCGGGAACGGACACTGGTAAGCCTATTTCAGTTCCGGTTGGTAACGCCACCCTCGGGCGCATCCTCAATGTTATTGGTGAGCCAATTGACGAAGCTGGGCCCATTGAAGCCACTGATCACTGGTCCATTCACCGTGAGGCCCCGTCCTTCATCGACCAGGATACCCAGTCAAATATGTTGGAAACCGGTATCAAGGTTGTCGACCTCCTTTGCCCCTACGCCAAAGGTGGTAAAATCGGTCTCTTTGGTGGTGCCGGTGTTGGTAAAACCGTTCTTATTATGGAGCTCATCCGTAATATTGGTGCTGAGCACGGTGGTTACTCCGTCTTTGCTGGTGTTGGTGAGCGTACTCGTGAAGGAAACGATCTCTATCATGAAATGCAGGACTCAGGTGTGTTGGACAAAGCTGCTCTGGTCTACGGTCAGATGAACGAGCCTCCCGGAGCTCGTATGCGCGTCGGACTTTCTGGCCTGACCATTGCGGAGAATTTCCGTGAAGAAGGCCTGGACGTACTGCTCTTTATCGACAATATTTTCCGTTTCACCCAGGCTGGTTCTGAAGTTTCGGCTCTGTTGGGTCGTATGCCTTCAGCCGTTGGTTATCAGCCGACGTTGGCAACGGAGATGGGGAACCTGCAGGAGCGCATTACCTCCACCAAGACCGGGTCTATCACTTCAGTACAGGCAGTTTACGTTCCCGCCGATGACCTGACCGACCCGGCGCCGGCGACTACCTTTGCCCACCTCGATGCAACCACCGTTCTCAACCGCTCCATTGCTGAGCTGGGTATTTATCCTGCGGTTGACCCCCTTGACTCCACGTCACGAATTCTGGAACCAGCGGTTGTTGGTGAAGAGCACTACAACGTTGCCCGTGAAGTGCAAATTATCCTCCAGCGCTACAAGGCACTGCAGGATATTATCGCTATCCTGGGCATGGACGAGCTTTCTGAGGAAGATAAATTAATTGTGGCGCGGGCTCGCAAAGTGCAGCGCTTCCTGTCTCAACCATTCTTTGTAGCCGAAGTATTCACCGGCTCTCCCGGTAAATATGTACCCGTAAAAGAAACCGTGCGTGGCTTCAAGATGATTATCGAGGGTAAGCTCGATCATCTGCCAGAGCAAGCGTTCTATATGGTTGGCACTATTGATGAGGCAATTGAGAAAGGCGAGAAAATACAGTCCAGTGTCAAGCAATGA
- a CDS encoding F0F1 ATP synthase subunit epsilon: protein MADKIQFELVTPDKHLLSIDVDSVSMVGHDGDITVLPNHTPLLTTLEMGQLSYEADGETHHVYVEWGFCEVLPEKITVLAETSELAMDIDIEEAKRRREEALAVLNEKRKEDDTRFEEARVELLKQITRIGVAELRR, encoded by the coding sequence ATGGCAGATAAAATTCAATTCGAACTGGTAACGCCTGATAAGCATCTGCTGAGTATCGACGTGGATTCAGTTTCCATGGTGGGCCATGACGGCGACATAACCGTATTGCCTAACCACACACCGCTCCTCACAACCCTGGAAATGGGGCAGCTGAGCTATGAGGCTGATGGTGAAACCCACCATGTCTATGTAGAGTGGGGCTTTTGCGAGGTATTGCCGGAGAAGATTACTGTCCTGGCTGAGACCAGTGAACTTGCAATGGATATTGACATTGAGGAAGCCAAGCGCCGACGCGAAGAGGCACTGGCCGTTCTCAATGAAAAGCGCAAAGAGGATGACACCCGCTTTGAAGAAGCACGGGTCGAACTGCTCAAGCAGATAACCCGTATTGGTGTAGCCGAACTGCGTCGCTAA
- the sfsA gene encoding DNA/RNA nuclease SfsA: MQLPPLVFGTLLQRYKRFLCDVQLANNSIITAHCPNSGSMLGLNQPGSLVALSHSENPKRKYAHTLELVQAQGNWVGVHTGRTNKIVEEGIATGKVESLQGYNQLRREVRYGSQGSRIDLLLQDHPHQPDCYVEVKSVTLAVGRQGRFPDAVTKRGQKHLQELQEMAAQGQRAVLLFLVQRMGVDSFHPADEIDPQYGQLLREAQQSGVEVLAYGTCISTTAINLTRPISLAWSK; the protein is encoded by the coding sequence ATGCAACTCCCCCCACTGGTTTTCGGTACATTGCTGCAACGCTATAAGCGCTTTCTCTGCGATGTGCAGCTGGCTAACAACTCCATCATTACCGCCCACTGTCCCAACTCTGGCAGCATGCTGGGTCTCAACCAGCCAGGCAGTCTGGTGGCCCTCTCCCACAGTGAAAACCCGAAACGTAAATATGCCCATACCCTCGAGCTGGTGCAGGCACAGGGAAACTGGGTGGGAGTGCACACTGGACGCACGAACAAGATTGTAGAAGAGGGGATAGCGACGGGGAAGGTAGAATCTCTGCAGGGATATAACCAGTTACGCCGTGAGGTGCGCTACGGGAGCCAGGGCAGTCGCATAGACCTGCTGCTGCAGGACCATCCCCACCAGCCCGATTGCTATGTGGAGGTCAAGAGTGTCACCCTGGCTGTGGGAAGGCAGGGTCGATTTCCCGACGCCGTGACCAAGCGGGGGCAAAAGCATCTGCAGGAGCTGCAGGAAATGGCAGCCCAGGGGCAGCGGGCCGTGCTGCTCTTTCTGGTGCAGCGCATGGGTGTGGACTCCTTTCATCCCGCAGATGAAATCGATCCCCAGTATGGGCAGCTCTTGCGGGAGGCCCAGCAGTCCGGGGTGGAAGTTCTGGCTTACGGCACCTGCATCAGTACCACAGCAATAAACCTCACCAGACCCATTTCTTTGGCCTGGAGCAAATAA
- a CDS encoding RluA family pseudouridine synthase: MSAKIIRLYVESDPQRLDRYIAIQNLVSRTMASRLIGEGRVTLNGTVVTKTSLVPALGDEILVHLQPPRSLAELKPQAIKLDILYEDSDLLAINKPAGMVVHPAPGNPDNTLVNALIHYLGDDLRSIGGVLRPGIVHRLDKDTSGVMLAAKSEIAHQRLVEMLSDKQVHRSYLALCHGSLPDKGVVEGQLGRDPKDRKKIAVLPEGRGRYARTTYQTIARYEVGGRIVSLLCCVLDTGRTHQIRVHLRSLQRPMLGDQVYGQKKEPPFVSMKRQALHSERVCFQHPVSGAQVDVRCPIPEDMQWQLDKLVGSAKI; the protein is encoded by the coding sequence ATGAGTGCCAAAATCATTCGCCTATATGTGGAGTCAGACCCCCAAAGGCTCGATCGTTACATTGCCATCCAAAATCTGGTATCACGCACCATGGCCAGCCGACTCATTGGCGAGGGGCGGGTGACACTCAACGGCACCGTTGTCACCAAGACCTCCCTGGTACCTGCGCTGGGAGATGAGATCCTCGTGCACCTCCAGCCCCCTCGTTCCCTGGCCGAGTTGAAACCCCAGGCAATTAAGCTGGATATACTCTACGAAGACAGCGATCTGCTTGCCATCAACAAACCAGCGGGGATGGTCGTGCACCCAGCACCAGGCAATCCCGACAACACCCTGGTCAACGCTCTTATTCACTATCTGGGCGATGATCTGCGCAGCATTGGCGGCGTCCTGCGCCCCGGCATCGTACATCGACTGGACAAGGACACCAGTGGCGTTATGCTGGCAGCCAAAAGCGAGATTGCCCATCAGCGACTGGTGGAAATGCTGAGTGACAAGCAGGTGCATCGCAGCTACCTGGCTCTCTGTCACGGCAGTCTGCCTGACAAAGGCGTGGTGGAAGGGCAGCTAGGTAGAGACCCCAAGGACAGAAAAAAAATAGCCGTACTGCCTGAAGGGCGGGGACGCTACGCTCGTACCACCTATCAGACCATTGCCCGTTACGAAGTGGGAGGGCGTATAGTGAGCCTGCTGTGCTGTGTGCTGGACACCGGACGCACCCACCAGATTCGAGTACATCTGCGCTCCCTGCAACGACCGATGCTCGGCGACCAGGTCTATGGACAAAAAAAAGAGCCGCCATTTGTCAGCATGAAGCGGCAGGCACTGCATTCTGAGCGAGTCTGTTTTCAGCACCCAGTCAGCGGTGCCCAGGTAGATGTAAGATGCCCCATACCCGAAGACATGCAATGGCAGTTAGATAAGCTTGTGGGTAGTGCAAAAATTTAG